The genomic DNA GACGCAGCGGGTCGTCGGCCGGCACCGGGACAGCCTGCTGCGCTCCTGCGTGCGGGACCTGGTCGCCGATCCCCTGGCGTTCCTTTTCCGCGGCGGTGTCCGCGTGGTTCTCGGCAGACATCGACTGGGCGGCCTGCTGGCCTTCGACTCCGGTCAGCTGGGCCTGGAGCCGGTCGGCGTACGCCGCCGCCTCGTCGGCGCCAAGTCCGGGCGGGATCACCGCGCGGATGTCGACGTTGACGGCGAGCCGTTGCAGCTCGAGGTCGGAGTAGTCGTTGCGGGTCTCGATGACCGGGACGTCCAGGGCCGGGTGTCCTTCTCCCACCGGTGCGGCCTGTTCGGGTGCGCGATCGGCACCGCCTCGCAGGAGCCAGCCGGCACCGACCCCGACCACGACGATCAGCGACGCGGCCGCAGCCGCGACGCCCAGCGTCCGCCACGGCGCGTGGCGGCGCCGGGCGGCGGCGAGTTCGTCGCCGTGCGTGCGTTGGCGTGCGACCTCCGCCGCAACGACCTCGCGCAGGTGGTCAGCGAACCCGGGCGGGGGCGTGACCTCACCCATCGAGTTGAGCGCTCGTTCCGCACGGCGGATCCGCTCCACCGTGTCGCGCAAGGCCGGGTCGCGGGCGAGGTCGGCCTCGACGGCCGCACGCTCGTCCGCGTCGAGCTCACCTGCCAGGTAGGCGGAGAGCCGCTCGCCGGTCTCCACGGATCCTCCATCGGTCGTCACTGGTCCGAGGTCGTCACGGGCACGGGGGTTCCCTACCTGTCGAGGTGGTCGGCGAGGAGGTCGGCCAGGCGGGCCCGGGCTCGGTGGACCCGGCTCTTGACCGTGCCGATCGGCAGGCCTGCGACGTCGGCTGCCTCCACGTAGGTCAAGCCCTCGATCGCGACGAGGATGAGCAGCGTGCGGCTCACCTCGTCGAGCTGCAACAGCGCCCGCTGGACGATCGCCCCGGTGTCGGCCGCGATCACGGCGTCGTCGTGCCCGGATGCTGTGTCGTCGACCGCGTCGGGGACGTCCGCCACAGGGGTGCTGGGCCGACGGGTCCGCTTGCGGGCCAGGTCGTTGCAGGCGTTGATCGCCACGCGGTACACCCACGTCGACAGCTTGCTGTTCGCCGAGAACGTCGCCGCCCGGCGCGCGATCGCGACGAACGTGTCCTGCGTGGCGTCCTCGGCGTCGGCGTGGTTGGCGAAGTAGCGGTAGCAGATCGCGTAGACGCGGCGGCTGTAGCGGTCCATCAGCTCGGAGAACGCCTGGTCGCGGTCGCGCCCGGCGACGTACGACGCCAGGACGTCCTCGTCGGTGACGGTGCGGAAAGCCCCTGGCCCGTGGACCGCCTGCGGGCGGGTCTCGGCGGTCACGCGTCCGGCGCGGGGGAGAGCTGTGACGACCGATCGGCCGATGCGTTGAGAGCTTCCGACT from Actinomycetota bacterium includes the following:
- a CDS encoding zf-HC2 domain-containing protein — encoded protein: METGERLSAYLAGELDADERAAVEADLARDPALRDTVERIRRAERALNSMGEVTPPPGFADHLREVVAAEVARQRTHGDELAAARRRHAPWRTLGVAAAAASLIVVVGVGAGWLLRGGADRAPEQAAPVGEGHPALDVPVIETRNDYSDLELQRLAVNVDIRAVIPPGLGADEAAAYADRLQAQLTGVEGQQAAQSMSAENHADTAAEKERQGIGDQVPHAGAQQAVPVPADDPLRQRVGAAADDVRRCLPEILQSARTPVVPVYIEVARYRGEPAIVYAFAAEDPNAATYRRVEAWAVARSDCQVLSFSQYDRAG
- a CDS encoding sigma-70 family RNA polymerase sigma factor — encoded protein: MTAETRPQAVHGPGAFRTVTDEDVLASYVAGRDRDQAFSELMDRYSRRVYAICYRYFANHADAEDATQDTFVAIARRAATFSANSKLSTWVYRVAINACNDLARKRTRRPSTPVADVPDAVDDTASGHDDAVIAADTGAIVQRALLQLDEVSRTLLILVAIEGLTYVEAADVAGLPIGTVKSRVHRARARLADLLADHLDR